One Hydrogenophaga crassostreae genomic region harbors:
- a CDS encoding efflux RND transporter permease subunit: MSHTPQIDDGQPLEKLGFSGSVARMFQGNAITPLLALVALLLGLFAVMVTPREEEPQINVTMANVLIPFPGASSADVEKMVAAPAEHVLSQIQGIEHTYSVARPGVAVLTVQFQVGVPRTEALVRLYDVLNANQDWLPTGLGVLTPIVKPKGIDDVPVLAATLWTKDASSALDLERVAHSVETELKRVKGTREVVTIGGPGRAVNVWLEPNKLRERGVSVQALYGAIGSANQAMPSGSVVNANPAPGEPGMLSVETGEFLQSAQDVGDIVVGVSQGRPIYLREVARVEAGAQLPQRYVWFTPGAAGDAAFDDQKGQNHPAVTITVTKKPGENAVDVAAGVRQRLDALKNTVIPDDVEVSITRDYGETAAAKANKLIQKLIFATASVIILVGLALGRREAVIVGAAVILTLTATLFASWAWGFTLNRVSLFALIFSIGILVDDAIVVVENIHRHRQLTPDVPLSIIIPRAVDEVGGPTILATFTVIAALLPMAFVTGLMGPYMSPIPINASMGMAISLAIAFTVTPWLALKLTKVDGHAAHGPGKITHALQNFFTRTLTPLLASARKRWLLLAGILVALLLSVGLAMVQWVVLKMLPFDNKSEYQVVLDMPAGTPLEDTAAALQDMTAFLASQPEVANVQGYAGTASPITFNGLVRQYYLRAEAESGDLQINLIDSHQRSEKSHAIAQRHRPELEKIAAVHGARIKVVEVPPGPPVMSPIVAEVYGPDQAGRAELALRVADAFKKTPDIVGVDTTLKEHAPRAFLRIQRQRAESLGIPVQVIAQTVYTALSGSDAAYLHDGQAKFAVPVRLQLPLDKQVGLNSLLALPMKAANGAMVPLSELVTVERGVIDQPRYTKDMLPVTYVFGDMAGKLDSPLYGLADIRSHMKEAALPNAGELGEYWISQPKDPYREYAVKWDGEWQITFETFRDMGAAYGVGLILIYLLVVAQFKSYMTPLIIMAPIPLTIIGVMPGHALMHAQYTATSMIGMIALAGIIVRNSILLVDFIELETARGVPFAQAVVQSAAVRAQPIALTGLAAMMGAFFILDDPIFNGLAVSLIFGIAVSTMLTLVVIPVLYYAVYRKRHET; the protein is encoded by the coding sequence ATGAGCCACACTCCCCAAATCGACGACGGTCAACCTCTGGAGAAGCTCGGCTTCTCGGGTTCGGTGGCGCGCATGTTCCAGGGCAACGCAATCACGCCGCTGCTCGCGCTGGTTGCCCTGCTGCTCGGCCTGTTCGCCGTGATGGTGACGCCGCGCGAAGAAGAGCCCCAGATCAATGTGACCATGGCCAATGTGCTGATCCCCTTCCCCGGGGCATCGAGCGCAGACGTGGAAAAGATGGTGGCTGCGCCCGCCGAACACGTGCTGTCCCAGATTCAGGGCATTGAACACACCTACTCCGTGGCCCGCCCCGGCGTGGCCGTGCTCACCGTGCAATTCCAGGTGGGTGTGCCGCGCACGGAAGCACTGGTGCGCCTGTACGACGTGCTCAACGCCAACCAGGACTGGTTGCCTACGGGTCTGGGTGTGCTCACCCCCATCGTGAAACCGAAAGGCATTGACGATGTGCCGGTGCTCGCGGCCACGCTGTGGACCAAAGACGCCAGCAGCGCGCTGGATCTGGAGCGCGTGGCCCACTCGGTGGAAACCGAACTCAAACGGGTCAAGGGCACACGTGAAGTGGTCACCATCGGCGGCCCCGGCCGCGCGGTCAATGTCTGGCTGGAGCCCAACAAGCTGCGCGAGCGCGGTGTGAGCGTGCAGGCCCTTTATGGCGCCATCGGATCGGCCAACCAGGCCATGCCTTCGGGTTCGGTGGTCAACGCCAACCCGGCACCGGGCGAGCCCGGCATGCTCAGCGTGGAGACGGGCGAGTTCCTGCAAAGCGCGCAGGACGTGGGCGACATCGTGGTCGGTGTGAGCCAGGGCCGGCCGATTTACCTGCGCGAAGTGGCGCGGGTCGAAGCCGGTGCCCAACTGCCGCAGCGCTATGTGTGGTTCACGCCGGGCGCCGCCGGCGACGCAGCGTTCGATGACCAGAAGGGCCAGAACCACCCGGCGGTGACCATTACCGTGACCAAGAAGCCCGGCGAAAACGCAGTCGATGTGGCGGCCGGTGTGCGCCAGCGGCTCGATGCCTTGAAAAACACCGTGATCCCGGACGATGTGGAAGTGTCCATCACGCGCGACTACGGCGAAACCGCCGCAGCGAAAGCCAACAAGCTGATCCAGAAGCTGATTTTTGCCACCGCCAGCGTGATCATTCTGGTGGGTCTGGCGCTGGGCAGGCGCGAAGCCGTGATCGTTGGTGCGGCCGTGATTCTCACGCTGACCGCCACCCTGTTCGCCTCATGGGCCTGGGGCTTCACACTCAACCGCGTGTCGCTTTTCGCACTGATTTTCTCCATCGGCATCCTGGTCGACGACGCCATCGTGGTGGTGGAAAACATCCACCGACACCGCCAGCTCACGCCCGATGTGCCGCTCTCGATCATCATTCCGCGCGCGGTCGATGAGGTCGGCGGACCCACGATTCTGGCCACCTTCACCGTGATCGCGGCCTTGCTGCCGATGGCGTTTGTGACAGGCCTGATGGGCCCCTACATGAGCCCGATCCCGATCAACGCCAGCATGGGCATGGCGATCTCACTGGCCATCGCTTTCACCGTCACCCCCTGGCTCGCGCTCAAACTCACGAAAGTGGATGGGCACGCCGCGCATGGCCCCGGCAAGATCACCCACGCGCTGCAAAACTTCTTCACACGCACGCTCACGCCACTGCTGGCCAGCGCACGCAAGCGCTGGCTTCTTCTGGCAGGCATCTTGGTTGCGCTGCTGCTTTCCGTGGGCCTCGCGATGGTTCAGTGGGTGGTGCTGAAGATGCTGCCCTTCGACAACAAGAGCGAGTACCAGGTGGTGCTCGACATGCCCGCTGGCACGCCGCTGGAAGACACGGCTGCTGCCCTGCAGGACATGACGGCTTTTCTCGCGTCGCAACCCGAGGTGGCGAACGTGCAGGGCTATGCCGGTACGGCGAGCCCCATCACTTTCAACGGCCTGGTGCGCCAGTACTACCTGCGTGCCGAGGCTGAAAGTGGTGATTTGCAGATCAACCTGATCGACTCGCACCAACGCAGCGAGAAGAGCCATGCCATCGCGCAGCGTCACCGTCCCGAACTGGAGAAGATTGCCGCCGTGCACGGCGCGCGCATCAAAGTGGTCGAAGTGCCACCCGGCCCGCCCGTGATGTCACCCATCGTGGCCGAGGTGTATGGGCCGGATCAGGCCGGACGCGCCGAGCTCGCCTTGCGCGTGGCAGACGCCTTCAAGAAGACACCCGACATCGTGGGCGTGGACACCACGCTGAAAGAGCACGCACCGCGCGCCTTTCTGCGCATCCAGCGCCAGCGCGCCGAGTCGTTGGGCATCCCGGTTCAGGTGATTGCTCAAACGGTTTACACCGCATTGTCTGGTTCGGATGCCGCCTACCTGCACGATGGCCAGGCCAAGTTCGCGGTGCCGGTGCGACTGCAACTGCCGCTGGACAAACAAGTAGGGTTGAACAGCCTGCTGGCCCTGCCCATGAAGGCGGCCAATGGCGCCATGGTTCCCCTGTCCGAGCTGGTGACGGTGGAGCGCGGCGTGATCGACCAGCCGCGTTACACCAAAGACATGTTGCCCGTGACCTACGTCTTTGGTGACATGGCCGGCAAGCTGGACTCGCCCCTCTATGGCCTGGCCGACATACGCAGCCACATGAAAGAAGCCGCCCTGCCCAACGCTGGTGAACTCGGCGAGTACTGGATCAGCCAGCCCAAAGACCCCTACCGCGAGTACGCGGTGAAGTGGGATGGCGAATGGCAGATCACGTTTGAGACCTTTCGCGACATGGGTGCGGCCTATGGCGTGGGGTTGATCCTGATCTACCTGCTGGTCGTGGCGCAGTTCAAGAGCTACATGACGCCGCTGATCATCATGGCCCCGATCCCGCTGACCATCATCGGCGTGATGCCGGGCCACGCCCTGATGCATGCGCAGTACACCGCCACCTCCATGATCGGCATGATCGCGCTGGCCGGCATCATCGTGCGCAATTCGATCTTGCTGGTGGACTTCATCGAGCTGGAAACGGCGCGCGGCGTGCCGTTCGCGCAAGCCGTGGTGCAGTCGGCCGCGGTGCGCGCACAACCCATCGCCTTGACCGGCCTGGCCGCCATGATGGGCGCCTTCTTCATCCTCGACGATCCGATCTTCAACGGGCTGGCTGTGTCGCTGATCTTCGGTATCGCCGTGTCCACCATGCTGACCTTGGTGGTGATTCCTGTCTTGTATTACGCCGTGTACCGAAAACGCCATGAAACATGA